Genomic DNA from Ictidomys tridecemlineatus isolate mIctTri1 chromosome 6, mIctTri1.hap1, whole genome shotgun sequence:
aaagatattgtgtccatctacaactaaaaatattaaagaaaaaaaaaagatttcttagtAAAAGCAAACGAACTAGAATGGATATGAGgttctggaaaagaaaatatttgcataagtGATTTACTCTCATCTAGTTACActgcttctttaaaaaacatcAGATGCTGGGCACAGGGACAAGTACCAGACACTTGGGAGGACACCAGATACTTGGGAGGTAGAGATGGGAGGATCTCATATTTGAGGctagcatgggcaacttagcaaaactgcCTCGAAATGAaataaagggctaaggatgtagctcagtggtaaagtgtttgactctaaagatacaaaacaaaacaaaacaaaacaaaaagacagaacTTTATAGCATATGTTTAATTGTATTATGAACATTATTCATTCAGATAAAAAAATGATGGCATAACAATGATTTAAAGTTGGTTCAACCATAAATTTGTAAGTGTATTTACCAAGAGCCAAAACAGAAGACTATTAAAAATAGCTACAAAGGTAACACATGTCAAAGTTTCTGTAACTGTTGGAAAGGCATATATCTAAATATGATACAGAATTCTTGAACAGTTCTTTTCTTAGATGCATGGTGCTATGAGTCTGGAAGAGACTGGTTATGGGTACCACTTCTTGTCTTCAGTTGTGATTGAGCAATATCAGCAAGTGCACTTTGTATCTTTTCCAGAAGCATATCCCCTCGGTAAACAACATCTTCCAGACATGTAGCAGcttcatgattttcttcttctagctTATACAAGCTAGCAGCCTTTATAagacaacaaatttttaaatctttagagttcagaaggaaaaaaaaagtggtattaatttttaaatctggATCACTTTCCAACCACTGTGATATATTTTTCAGTAGTAGGAATTCTAAAAACCAGATAACTTGGAAACTATTATTCTACTCTACATCAGAATTCCACCCTCCTTTCATTCTTTGCAAGGAAAAGGGACAAAACAAGGAACATTCTGAAAATGTTCAAAGTGAGGCTTCCTTGTAACTCAAAACTGGACAACTATATTTATTCAGCACCACCTTCAATAGTCTATTCTAGCTGGAACTGACAAAACACCcaacttaaaatttaatattaaagtaACTTTCAATATTGTAACAAACTGTATCAAATACCTCctttaaatcaaaatttttactACTAGTAAAATTCTCAaatgagtttgtttgtttttacctgTAAAGCAGCTGTAGATTCTTCACTGGGTAAGGAGTCTATCAAAACATCAATGTCTTTTGCTGTTCGTGCAATCAGTGCAGCAAAAAGCTGGGCATATTCTAGAGAAAGACATGactaaattagtttttaaaagaatctcaAATTCCCccaaacaaatttaattttaagttaatgAAACAAAGAAAGTCATAACTAATGATTAAAGTCTAATTTTGACATACCAATCTCATCACATATTTAACTTAATGTTAGCTTAAATTGGAAATTATGCATAATGTATGTCATTTCCTTTAACAGGATAATATGGTGATCAGTTGAACAAAATTTGTAAATGTGATGGTCTCCTTATTAAAGTCCTTCAAGTAAAATTCAGTTAAATTCATACAATTGATTCTCTAGAGGAGGATCCATCTGCTATTGATATGAACAGAATGATGAAATATTGTGTGAATTGactaataaattcatttattttatgataaaatttgtAGTAACATTCTCCAAcaacatttttagaaagaaatcataaataaGTTGAGTTTCTCAGTGAATCTAATAAAGGATTACAAGAAATTTCAGACTCAAACTAAGAGAAGCTATAGGAAACTTATTTACCTTCTGTAGGATTAGCTGGCTGGTCTTTGTTAATTGCTGTCTGAATATTATTAaaagaggcaggaggaccacattGTTGCAACACTCCAATGGCATTACAAAACTGATCTGCAAGCTTGggccaaagaaaacatttaaggtTAGAAAAGATTTACCAATTTTAAGGATTTTATCAGTAATAGCAATAAGTTTTAGTAATAATAATCTCTGATCAAGGGAATAAAACAGaagtaattttgtataaaataaactAGTGATGattaataacaattattatttttggagGATGCTGGGGATTTACCCCAGGACCTTGTCCACGTTAAGCAtacactttaccgctgagctacaccccaaccccACTAAATGTTTTAGTTGTACAAAGAAACCAAGTTTGGTATCAATCTAGttgaaacaattaaaaagaaatatagaataacctttgttttcttctgaaagtAATAATTTTGTCAATACCTATTAGAAGCAACAAATAAAGACTTTTGGAGGGGCAGTGGTGGAAAAAAGCAGATTTGGTAAATATCTAAGTATAGCTGAAGTTTAATAAACAATGTGTTATTCATACACAAAGTATGATTCCTTTTCTCACAGAGTATAATTTCAAGTGTAAAGAAACAATGAGAAAACAACTGCTAGAAAAGAAACCTTAggtaataagaaatatataattctCCAAAactctagttgtaaattcttggcactaaaaatgtatttcttaaacaGTTTTGAAAACTGAGAATATCAATTCCTTACCATCTCCAAACTAAACACTAATGTACTCCCCACCAACTTCTCTCATTAGTCCTGATCCCTCAAACCTCAATTTCTATTAATAATCAAAACATAAGAATTTCCACTGAGTTTCTCTTCCTTCATTTCATGGACAGAACTCAAAGTCAACTGTTTCCTATGTTAAATATCTAACCTGTATTGGGAGTCAACAAGTGTAACTTCAGATTATTTCCACTCATCTTCAATACCTAACACTACAAATACTTCCCTTTTTATCATTATTGCTGCTGTTTTAGTGTAGTAATCTTACAACAGTATTATAAAAAGCCTCATCATTTTCTAGTTGACCATATTATTTTACCctgctcaaaaaaattaaagttcacTCCACCATGGTTTTCAAGATAAATCTCCAACTTACAGGatatttcaaaacttaaaataatctGAGTcaattcttattcatttttcactACTCCCTCATATTTGCCTGACTAATCATGAATGCATTTATGAGACTAAATGGCTTTGCTCATGTTTTACTACTTGTAAGTACTCAGAAGATATATAAACCTAGATTATTATACCAGTTCTGTTAACCCGAGTagctattttcttctcttcctttaattcagtactgagaattaaacccagggtgttctaccactgagctgtagccccagcaatttttttttagttgttgatagacatttattttatttatttatttttatgtgtactgaggattgaacccagtgtctcacatacgctaggcaagtgctctaccactcagccacaaccccagcccccagcaattttttaaaaaaaatttttacttgtagatggactcaatacattttacatgtttatttttatgtggtgctgaggatcaaacccaatgcctcccaAGTGCTAGGCAACTGTGCTACCACTgtgtcacaaccccagcccacaattttttttttttttaaagatagggtttcactaagtaaCCCAGATTGtcttcaaactttcaatcctcctgcctcagtttcctgaatcaaaaggattacaggtgtatgtcactACCCTCTCCtagcttttttcatttttaaaattggaacaTTTCATATTACAGCCCTGTCATGAGgaatagcaaaaaaacaaaaaacacacacacaaaaaaatattcaatacagTTACGTTCTGCAGATGTTTTTcagatccattcattcattcactaatatttattgaaaatcaaTTCCTTGCCAagtattatatataaacattctAGAGATATAGTGAATCTGACATGGTTTCTGTACTCAAATTCCAGAGGGCAGAACAAATGTTAATAGTTAAACTTATAATTATGATTAGGATAAAGGCTAAGATTCCCTCTACCTTAGTTCATACAGCTCTATATGTCAATCTACTTCAACAGTTACAGCTGAAAACACTTGAATCATTATAACACCCTAATAACAAATAGTTTTTGCATCATTTAAAAGTCTCTTGAGTGTATGACATCTTTCTAATCCACTCAGGAAGTATCATTTTGTaaagataatatttatatatacggggctgggattgtggctcaggggtagagcactggcctagctcgggcaggacccaggtctgatcatcagcaccacataaaaaaataaaggcattgtgttgtgtccatctacacctaaaaaataaacattaaaatatttatatatacgtTAAGCACTCACTCATATTAGTTAATCTAAAGGATTCTCAAATCCAATTATCAGCACGCCTACCCTGGATTCAAGGCCATATTCATTTTGTCCTCACTATCCTAGTTACAAGATACGAATATGCaaaattttctctgaaataatatttctatCCAGCAGCatcattattatttgtaaaaCCTCAATGGAGTATTCCCTGAGGGGAGATTGGCTGACTGCCCAGCCAAGTCACTGCAAGGTAGATTTTACCTGGTGAATTCAACAACATCTAGGGGCTCAGCCTTAGAAGTTCGTATTTTTATTGCTAAAGAGTGGATCTGTTTTTCACAAGTAGGTTCAAGACTCTTCAAGTATACCCAGAGTGATGTACTAACAAGAACACCAAGTTGCTATCTTGGGAGGAGGGTGGAGTAGGCATGGGGAACAGGGACCCAGTCAATATTCTGTATAGGCACCTGACCTGGAACAACAAATTACAATCAGAATGACGTCAAGAAATATAACTACCAATGAATAACAGTTTAACTCTTAATGGGAAAAAGTATATGTATTCTTTGGCTTGCATATACCTTGCACTCAGGTAcagcaagcagaaaaaaagaaacagaacgaAAAAGTTAGAAAATCTGCTTACAAGACTAACCTTTAACAGACTTTTGGGGAGACATTAAAGTAGACATAAATAAGATTAGAAGAATCGTATCATAAAGTTGTCAGTTCTCCCCAAACTATTTGCTAGAAAGTAGCCAAGGGACGGAACAGGAGCCAACCAAGACTAAACAAAACTTCTCACCCATCGCTCTAGCCCCAACCTGAAAATGCAGACGAAGAAAAGCTCTCGATTAACATTAATTAAAAAGACTCAACAATCAAGAGCACGGGATCCCCCTGGGTGGTAAAaacaaggaaaagcaaaacaaacaaagctGCTGCTTCTCCCATCCCAcacaaaaaagggggggaatCCCAGAAACACTACTGACAAATAAACCCTTTCGCAGAAGACACAACAGGACCGTGCAGCCCGGACCCCGGAGGCGTGTGGGGGAGTTCCTCGGTCCTAGTCTGGCGAGAGGCTGCTCTCCGCCGCAGCATCGCGCACCACCACCAACCTCCCACAGTTCGCGGCGGCGCTTTCCACCGCCACGAGCGAGCACTTTCCACTCACACCTTGACTCATTCTGCCCCTACTTCCGAGTTTTCTCTCTCGGGCCCCTTTCCTCCGTCGCTTTACCTCAAAAAAGAAAGCCAGAGACTAATCCAACGAAATTCCTTACCGAGTTCACAGCGTCTTGCAGCTGCGTGAGCCGATCCGCCATGTTCCCCCTGCACGTAAAGGGACGCTCTGGCAACTGCTCGCGCGTGATTGGGCAGCTTTAGGATGCGTCAGGACCAATCAAAGGCCGGCGTTCTTGAACGGGGTGGGGCGTGGAGACAGGAGTAGGTGGGCGTTTTCTCGGGCTTGCTGCGTTTAGACAGGTTAGAGGTTGGGCCGCTTTGGAGTTAAGTAAGGGACAATTAGGAATGATAAATCGCTTTGGGGGCCAAACCCCCTCGAGGTTGTTAGGTGTTCAACACCTTACAGAGATTGTTGGCTCTGTGTGATTATTTGGTAGTTCCTCCTACCttctcatgtatttattttcctttattttttaattcaccttgaatttttattttctgttgcttttgcTTTCCAAGTGGACCACAAAACACGCAGCAAGCAATTCATAAATACTTGGAAGTCACGACATCGATTTTAAATTCAACACATTAAAATCCACCAGGCAATCAGGAAGACTAAGTATTCGCGTGCTGCTCTGTTGTTTTAGGGTATAGGGAATTTACCGGTGGAGATTAACTATGTGTTTTAATTCTGAATATTAGTGTGCTGAGGAAGCTGAGAAGTGGAAAGCtcagaaagtaaatattaaactGAGTTTTATTGACTGTGTAGGGAGAAGAAAGGCGGGCAAAAttgagaaaggggaagaggagcATTTGGAGGTAAGTGATAATAGGATGTTCAGGTGTTAACCTAGGTAACTAATAAGCCTCTTTGTTTGCTTGACAATGAGGAAATTAGTGTAAGAAATAAGAGTTAGTGGAAAGTAATGGATCCACAGTGTGTAGTCCAAAGAggagatttcttgaaaataaGCTGGTAAGGCAGATTCAGTTTTAAGAAGGATCAGCTTTAGAATTTAGATTTAGAGCTGGGACCTACTGAGAGTTTAAGTGTAAAGAGTAATAGtagtgaagtggcaccccctttctccacagaaaagccctcttcaccatggctgattttaggactgtgagcaaaagagtctctgcaaaagagtccaatttagataaacttcctattttttgtgtcgccctgtttacttggccactggctgagaagatatcagcaggtgctggacacccccttactagtttttcacaaacatatccagtataatactttgaagaaatgtgcaaacaaagcctctggccttgagctgggcttcacagaaatgactacatttttaagataagttacaattgggctccatggtaacagctggcagggggaggaaaaaaaaggggagaagaagctctcccttcTCAGGGGTTGTTCTTGAAGAGTTAAcatgcccaaaacagtgaaagaaaaagctgcttttatgtgaacttttgcaaactgtgaacttctgagccccccGTTACATGCTGGCtacaaaactctgaaactccctaaactcggggttcagggaattaattgattacagcaaaagctgtgccctcagaacctggctgcagccaaataaaactgtttcctgctatcttcggtgccttgcctcatttgtccctacaacagtagAAATTCAATATTTAAGGAAAGTGAACCTAGGGAAAATCTGGTAAGAAATGAGCCTGAAGCCAGATGCAATgtcacatgcttgtaatcccaaacGCTGGGGGAAGGGTTGGGGAAGGTTAAGGAAGGTGGATCCTgagttcgaggccagtctgggcaacctagccaaaccctgtctcaaaaagtaaaaaggactggagatgtaacttCGTGGTGGGCAATGGaggcaaaaaaagaaaggggaggggaggggcttaGACTCAGCAATAACTGCTTTGTGTACTTTGGACAAATTTTTATACCATTTTTCTCAGGCCCATATCCCTGATTACTTTCCTGGGGTTGGGGAAAAGGTGGGTGTCTTAGACCATTTTCTGTTGTCATAACTAAATACCCCAGATTaaataaagaatagaggtttatttagctgaGGGTTCTTGAAGCTGGGAACTTCAGTATCAAGGTGCTGAAATCTAGTGAGGCCTTCTTGCTGCTGGTGGGGAGAGGCATCATGTAGGGAGAGAAAGCAAGTGAGCCAGAAAAAGTTCACTTTAACAAAGCTATTTCTTTGATAGTCCATTAATCCATGAATAGATTAATTCATTCATCACAGCAGAGCCCTCAAGATTCAATCACCTAACAAAGGTCTCTCCTCTCATACCATTGGCATATAACTTTGGGAACTAATTTTCCAACACTTGAAATTTGGAGAATGCTCTGAAATCCTAGTATTGGAGAAACAATCCTTGAGAAACTCACCTTGTGTTtaccctcactttttttttggtaccggagattgaactcagggcactggccactgacccacatccccacccctattttgtattttatttagagacagggtctcactgagttgctttgcaccttgccgttgctgaggctggcttcgaactcccaatcctcctgcctcagcctcctgagacactgggattacaggtgttctccactgcacccagcccaactcttttttttttcttttttaatttaccaaactttttattttggaaattttagaaCCCATACAAGTTGAAATAGTAATATTAAAACTAGAATATTAATGTGTTAAATCTCcacgcaaagaaaagaccaccaactccaattttaaatcaaattaaagcaactTGTATTTGTGTACACAAAGAGAGCTGATCAGCGACTGTCTCTCCTAACGCTGGCTAGAGACCAACACTCCTCCCCTTCCCCGCTCTCTAAGAATGagattttatagcacaaaaagttgcaaatgggggtgtcttgagaacttacagataacaggattttgacaagcataatacaaaggcagatagtaagctaatgatctacatggcttaacatttcaaggtagggaataaatttagatcccaacatcagaatttatgaggcgccacagaggtttcagagagggttgttatctggtcagggaaagccaggcatgggtgagttcaaggcaagGGCAGGCActccaagcaagtttagaaattgcagtaatttatagtaaaacagaaatcaacttttcatgactttgtggcGAGATGGCTACCAATCTTGAGATGAATTGGGCTGGGTTCATCAAATGCAACCTTCACCCAATGATTCCCAATAAAAACCAAGTGGGCAGCCTCATCTATATTGAGAGGAGCTCTCTGGCCTCAGGAAGTCTGTGTAATGATCTCTTTGTAGTGTTTTCACTGATTTGAATCATAACAGAGCAAAGAAGGCATGACAggatttatttgcattttataaatgaagaaacaaactcAGAGGTCAAGTGGTCTGAAGTCAGTAAGTGACCCACCAGAAACTGGAACTGAAGATTTCTGACTTCAGTAATTCAACATTCTATGGTCAATTCCTCTCTTGAGTGTACTGTGGGAATAATGCCAGAGCTGCTTCTCAAAACAGGTGTGCAAAGAAAAGTGTTTTCGTCTCATTCTTTTGGCAATCAAAGTAAATATTCACCAGACTCCTTGTGCACAGTATTATCAATCAGAAGTCTGTTATCAGGAACATAGTGCCATACATATGAGAGTATAAGAAGCAAAGAGAGGATACCAAAGCTTTTGCCAATTGCCCCTGTTCTGAGGGATTACTCAGTCCTGGCTACTGTGCTTAGAACCCAGAACAAAGAAGACAAGGACAGAATCCTTGTGCAGTCACATTCCCGTGGGTTCTTCAACAATGCACATGCTGCCAATAAGAGACTAGTGGACTGCATCTATATCAGTGTTTTGTGTGGTTACTCCAACTCTTGCACTTTTGCTTCATAGCCATCCCCATTCTGAAACAGTCTATTTACCTACTGCATCCTAACTGGGAACCTCTATAAGTGGAGTACTTCCCCAATAAATGAGATTAATTAAAGATGACCAATTGGTTTCAACTATAATTTGGGATAGTCTGGTAACTTTCTACCCCTTGTTGAGAGAGTACCTTATTGAATGCCTGCCATGTACCCAGAAATATATTGGCTGTTAGGTTtgtagagattaaaaaaaaatgccaaggaCCCATTAGTTTGTAGTTGTCCAAGTGTGAGTTAGTGAGGTGAGTCGGATCTAGTCTACAGTGTTGACTCTAATATGAGAGGATGTAaagttaaaacatatttttaaagaaaaaaataatgtggatTAGTGACTGATTGGATATAATCTAGTCTACTAAATGAGAATGTTAAGTTTTGCAAACTGGTTGAGGAGAACTTGGGTACCTAGAGTAGAGGAGTCACTTCAAGACAACTTAGATTTTCTTGGCAAAACTTTAGTCAtgcttatgaattttcttctaggcctttgttgttgtttttaacttgTAGTAACTTGTAGTAACTCCctattctttcattaaaaaaaaaaaaaccttaatgatTTTTTAACTTGACATTCCAGACTCTTAGATACCTTTATGACTAACTCGATTACAATCCACTAAATGTCTGAAATGACCCAGCAATAGGCTGAAATACTATACTAACATTTAGTACACCAGATTCCTTGCAGTCCCCTAAACATGCTCTGCTATGCACGTTGTATGAAGCACAtataattctttcttcctttcatgaaTTACACTTCCATCCACACCTCCACTTGTTCCCTTGGTGATTGTCTATTCAACCCTCAAATCTTATTCTAAACATTTCTTCATAAAACTTTCCCAAttggctagcatgcatgaggccctgggtttgatctgcagtaccacaaagacaaaaacaaaaacaactaaaaaaaacctttcctcagggctgggattgttgtttaggggtagagcacttaccttgcaaggtgaggcactggtttcgatcctcagcaccatgtaaaaataaataaacaaaataaaggtattgtgtccatctacaactaaaaaaaatattaaaaacaaaacaaaacaaaaggggctggggttgtggctcagaggtagagtgctcgcctaccatgcatgaggcactgggttcgatccccagcaccacataaaaataaaataaagatattgtgtccacctataactaaaaattaaatattaacaaaacaaaacaaaaaactttcctGATCCCAAGAGTTAGTTAATTGCTCCCAACCTTTACCACAATTGATATACTACTTATACTTTATTAGTACCCTTAACATACAATTACAGCCATGCATAGCTTAATGGGATACATTCCAGAAAAATGTATTGTTAGGCAATTTCATTGTGTAAACATCATAAAGTATACTTTTACAATCATAGATAGTTTGACCTGCTACACACTTAGACTATATGGCGTGTGCATGTATGGTACAGCCTATTATTCTTAGGGCCATGATGATCAGAACAACACAAGATTAAATTAAGCACAAGAGAAAATGATGCAATCAGGAGGTGGGGTAAACACCAGATTTATGAGGCCACCACAGATATAACATGGCATACAGTTTTATATtaaaccttttcttttaaaataaatagtacacTAAAAATGATGATATAACAAATTCATGAACCAGTAACATAATTCTTTATTACCATTATCAAATATTatgaacttcacagaattggatgTGTACACTTTCATACAATTGGTGATACAGTAGGTTTGTTTATATCTGCATCACCATAAACATGGGAACAATGCATTGTGCTGTGATATTATGATGACTACGACATTGCTAGGCAACAGGAATTTTTCACCTTCATTGTAATCTTGTGGGACCACTGTTATATATGCAGCCCATTGCTGACCCAAATGTTATGTGGCATATGACTAATTCACTCACCAGACCATGATCTACGTGC
This window encodes:
- the Med21 gene encoding mediator of RNA polymerase II transcription subunit 21 isoform X1 is translated as MADRLTQLQDAVNSLADQFCNAIGVLQQCGPPASFNNIQTAINKDQPANPTEEYAQLFAALIARTAKDIDVLIDSLPSEESTAALQAASLYKLEEENHEAATCLEDVVYRGDMLLEKIQSALADIAQSQLKTRSGTHNQSLPDS
- the Med21 gene encoding mediator of RNA polymerase II transcription subunit 21 isoform X2, which produces MADRLTQLQDAVNSLADQFCNAIGVLQQCGPPASFNNIQTAINKDQPANPTEVMSFSRICPAFCCTDCTNSKRH